The following coding sequences lie in one Arachis hypogaea cultivar Tifrunner chromosome 4, arahy.Tifrunner.gnm2.J5K5, whole genome shotgun sequence genomic window:
- the LOC112798012 gene encoding putative disease resistance protein At4g10780 — translation MGRPKEDRYWNEVTEQADGTWKCKRCGDQFSKHISVTRIKAHVDRIPGKGISPCSASLHDNHPQPQTANPMEGDGEDHDHEMVDAISGGLTQHPVNVISEPTNYLLPEGFAVVAPSINDGFVSDEIKKLNELRPDLIHEEDGIKGELEWLKSEGKQSKKRVDDWLNKLQQLRNRVVDCLNLVMGAAHNFNENVAHYLRLQIPQLTEEASKLKKEKPVVLSNEFVGEYFEKNVKKMWELVGDEKVLMIGIHGMGGVGKTCLATYMETQIIRKGTFSHVIWVTVSRDYTISKLQEDIAEAIGVKLGGNERTRAAHLSSALSEKGKWVLILDDVWKFIDLQKVGIPLGRINGSKLITTSRLKHLLRQMDCPTLNIITMHPLSNKEGLELFLLRLGERHKTPATLPPKILEIAGIIARECGGLPLAISVMARTMKGVDSIRQWRHALNKLERGEMGGEMEEEVFQVLKASYDNLTHKSMQNSFLHCALYSGLEKDDKMIMKLVDSGAINGRRSLDEILDESHTIFNELQDHSLLLFFPHFWRVKMQDSMRKIACHILKESQRLIVRCGKKLRGIPHVQEWSADLELVSLDKNEIEEIPAGISPKCPRLSTLILSNNCISSIPECFFTHMKSLAILDLSQNDSLTSLPDSLSDLTCLVSLMLHECKALAKVPPLERLQKLSTLVISYTAVEVVLGLEMLTNLRWLDLSFNGKLRLETGSVLRGLTNLQYLDLFDATLSNLEIEDVQGLTTLEYFVVGFYDCKSYNNFVTGICNGSVPKSYLLYLDSIEYNDEIIESYDHIGPSGDHQRIVHLLYGKESPHLLPNDLTNLYIHYNARWESLCDALSNNAPPSLKNIVIGTCTQMKSVFCSFGNCSFCSNLKNLQSLQLYGLESLTVICKEDVGATDTTAQSLKSNAVFSQLRHLEIRDCDGIETLVTAGLLPQLQNLQTLIVESCESLREIFAASSSGANSNDAASPITLPNLTSLYFSDLPMLETLCKGIIISQSFPKLQIRDCPKLESRFPFEVSSSVT, via the exons ATGGGTAGGCCGAAGGAAGATCGTTACTGGAATGAAGTTACAGAACAGGCAGATGGTACGTGGAAGTGCAAGCGGTGTGGAGATCAGTTTAGTAAACATATAAGTGTAACTAGAATTAAAGCCCATGTCGATCGGATCCCAGGGAAAGGTATCTCTCCATGCTCAGCTTCACTTCATGATAATCATCCACAACCACAAACCGCAAATCCAATGGAAG GGGATGGTGAAGATCATGATCATGAAATGGTTGATGCCATTTCTGGAGGTTTAACGCAGCATCCAGTTAATGTCATCAGTGAACCCACCAACTACTTGCTGCCGGAAG GGTTTGCAGTAGTGGCCCCAAGCATCAATGACGGTTTTGTAAGTGATGAGATTAAAAAGTTGAATGAATTGCGGCCTGATCTAATCCATGAAGAAGACGGCATTAAGGGAGAGTTAGAGTGGCTCAAGTCTGAGGGCAAGCAGAGCAAGAAACGAGTTGATGATTGGTTGAATAAACTGCAACAATTGAGAAACAGAGTTGTTGATtgcttgaatcttgtgatgggaGCAGCTCATAATTTTAATGAAAACGTTGCACACTATCTAAGACTTCAAATACCGCAATTAACCGAAGAAGCGAGCAAGCTTAAGAAGGAAAAGCCTGTGGTGTTGTCAAATGAATTTGTTGGTGAATATTTTGAGAAAAATGTTAAGAAGATGTGGGAGCTTGTTGGAGACGAGAAAGTATTGATGATTGGGATACATGGAATGGGAGGGGTGGGTAAAACATGTCTTGCAACTTATATGGAAACCCAAATCATAAGGAAAGGAACCTTTAGCCACGTCATTTGGGTCACCGTGTCCCGCGATTATACCATTTCAAAGCTTCAAGAAGACATCGCTGAAGCAATTGGTGTAAAGCTTGGTGGAAATGAGAGAACAAGAGCTGCACATTTGTCATCCGCATTATCAGAGAAAGGAAAATGGGTGCTTATTTTGGATGATGTTTGGAAATTCATTGATCTGCAAAAGGTGGGAATCCCTCTTGGTAGAATCAATGGCTCTAAATTGATTACAACAAGTCGGTTGAAACATTTGCTTCGACAGATGGATTGCCCCACACTTAATATAATAACAATGCATCCTCTCTCTAACAAGGAAGGTCTGGAGTTATTTCTTTTAAGACTTGGTGAACGTCACAAAACACCTGCTACCTTACCTCCTAAGATATTGGAGATTGCAGGGATTATTGCAAGGGAATGCGGGGGTTTACCGCTTGCAATCAGTGTAATGGCTAGAACCATGAAAGGCGTTGATAGCATTCGTCAGTGGAGACATGCGTTGAATAAACTTGAGAGAGGGGAGATGGGGGGAGAGATGGAAGAAGAGGTATTTCAAGTATTAAAAGCTAGCTATGATAACTTAACACATAAATCCATGCAAAATAGCTTCTTGCATTGTGCATTATACTCTGGCTTAGAGAAGGATGATAAAATGATAATGAAGCTGGTTGACAGTGGAGCCATAAATGGAAGGAGGAGCTTGGATGAAATTTTGGATGAAAGCCATACCATATTCAATGAACTTCAAGACCAttcgttattattatttttccctcacttttggagggtaaaaatgcaGGATTCAATGAGAAAGATTGCATGTCATATATTGAAAGAATCTCAGAGGttgatagttagatgtggtaaaAAATTGAGAGGAATACCTCACGTGCAGGAATGGAGTGCTGATTTGGAGTTAGTTTCTTTGGATAAAAATGAGATAGAAGAAATCCCAGCGGGTATATCACCCAAGTGTCCAAGATTATCCACCTTGATTCTGAGTAATAATTGCATCAGTAGCATCCCAGAATGCTTCTTCACACACATGAAATCTCTAGCAATACTTGACCTATCTCAAAATGACAGTTTAACCTCTCTGCCGGATTCCCTGTCGGACTTGACTTGTCTTGTTTCTCTAATGCTTCATGAATGTAAAGCTCTGGCAAAGGTGCCTCCATTGGAAAGGCTTCAAAAATTGTCAACGTTGGTAATTTCATACACTGCAGTTGAGGTAGTTCTAGGCTTGGAAATGCTGACAAACTTGAGATGGCTTGATCTATCATTCAATGGTAAGTTGAGGTTGGAAACAGGGAGCGTGCTGCGTGGTCTGACCAATTTGCAATATCTGGATCTCTTCGACGCAACTCTGTCAAATTTGGAAATAGAGGATGTACAAGGGCTGACCACTCTTGAATATTTTGTGGTCGGCTTTTATGACTGCAAAAGCTATAACAATTTTGTGACAGGTATATGCAACGGTTCTGTACCCAAATCTTATCTTCTCTATTTGGATAGTATCGAGTATAACGATGAGATTATTGAATCTTATGATCATATTGGTCCAAGTGGTGACCACCAGCGAATTGTACATTTATTATATGGCAAAGAATCCCCTCATTTGCTGCCAAATGATCTTACCAATCTCTACATTCATTATAATGCACGATGGGAAAGCTTATGCGATGCTCTGTCAAATAATGCTCCTCCTTCTTTGAAGAACATTGTAATTGGGACATGCACACAAATGAAGAGCGTGTTTTGTTCATTTGGTAATTGTTCCTTTTGCAGTAATCTCAAAAACCTTCAATCCTTGCAGCTTTACGGTTTGGAGAGCTTAACAGTCATTTGTAAAGAAGATGTTGGTGCTACTGATACAACAGCACAATCTCTCAAATCAAATGCCGTCTTCTCTCAACTCAGGCACTTGGAGATCCGTGATTGCGATGGGATAGAAACGTTGGTAACAGCAGGGTTATTGCCCCAACTTCAAAACCTGCAGACATTAATTGTAGAGAGTTGTGAATCATTGAGAGAAATATTTGCAGCGAGCAGCAGTGGTGCTAATAGTAATGATGCTGCTTCCCCCATTACACTCCCCAACTTAACCTCACTCTACTTCTCTGACTTGCCAATGTTAGAGACTCTGTGCAAAGGAATTATAATCTCTCAATCATTCCCGAAATTACAGATCCGTGACTGTCCCAAGTTAGAAAGTCGCTTTCCATTTGAAGTCTCGTCATCAGTTACATGA
- the LOC112795428 gene encoding uncharacterized protein, with the protein MKKVKPCKLNELPPGLMGKMLVYKSGAIKLKLGSTLYDVSPGSDCTFAQDVAVMNTGEKHCCAIGEISKRVIVTPDIDDMISVTRWVKPPIGKVKLNCNTSLSLAMGVAAGAYILTLFAGGKGNVAEAVL; encoded by the exons ATGAAAAAAGTGAAGCCCTGTAAGTTGAATGAACTACCACCTGGCCTCATGGGCAAAATGCTTGTATACAAGAGTGGTGCTATCAAACTGAAGCTTGGCAGTACACTTTATGAT GTTTCCCCCGGTTCAGATTGTACATTTGCTCAAGATGTTGCTGTTATGAATACTGGTGAGAAACATTGTTGCGCAATTGGGGAGATCAGCAAGCGTGTCATTGTAACTCCAGATATAGATGACATG ATTAGTGTGACTCGTTGGGTAAAGCCTCCTATTGGTAAGGTGAAGCTGAATTGTAATACAAGTCTATCCTTGGCGATGGGAGTAGCTGCCGGGGCTTACATTCTTACCTTATTTGCT GGTGGCAAAGGAAATGTTGCTGAAGCGGTACTATAG